The Pseudomonas solani genome segment TTCTCGGTGAGGTTGCCGGCGCTGTTCTGGCGCAACTGGTCGCTGAGAATGAGGATGCTGTTGAGCGGCGTGCGCAGCTCGTGGGACATGTTGGCGAGGAATTCCGACTTGTAGCGGTTGGCCAGGATCAGTTGCTCGGCCTGGTCACGCAGGCGCTGCTCGGCGGCCTTGCGCTCGCTGATGTCGATGACCACCGCCTGGACCCAGGTCTCGCGGCCGCTGCGGATCGGCGACAGGCCCACTTCCAGGGGAATCATGCGGCCGTCGCGGTGCTGGCCGAACAGCTCGCGGTTGTTGCCCATGCGCCGGGGCTCGGGGTTCTTCTGGAAGCCTTCGCGCAGCCCCACATGGGCCTCGCGCAGGGCCTCCGGCAGCAGGCGCTCTACGGTGGCGCCGAGCAGCTCCTGGCGGCTGTAGCCGAACATCTGCTCGGCCTGGCGGTTGACCATGACGATGCTGCCGCGCAGGTCCACCAGGATGATGGCGTTGGGCGAGGCCTCCACCACCAGGCGGAAACGCTCCTCGGCGGCACGCCTCGCCTGGAGGTCCACCAGGTTGATCAGGTAGCGCGTGCCGTCGCGCTGGTTCAGGGAGGTGAGGCTCAGGGAGGCGAGGCCATCGCCGCCATCGTCGCGCTGGATCTGGAACTCTTCCTCGCCACTGCGCAGCCGCTCTTCGTCGAGGTCCAGCAGGCGTGGCAGGTAGCGACGCACACGCTGGCCGGAAAGCAGGTCGGATTCGCAGCCGAGCAGCTCGGCGGCACTGCGATTGGCCATCTCGATGCGGCCCTGGGCATCGCATAGCAGGGTCGCCACGGGCAGGCGCTCGACCAGGATGCGCAAGCGCTCCTCGCGCTCGCGCAGCAACGAGGATGCCTGGTCGCTGGCGGCGAGTTGGCGCTCGCGCAGGTGCAGGTAGCCGCCCACCAGCAGCGACAACAGCAGCGCGGCGGCCAGGCCGGTCCACAGGCTGTAGCTGAGGCGATCATCCACCAGCAACGCTTCATATTCGGCAGTGCTGCTCACCTTCAGTGCCCAGGTGCGGCCAAACAGCTTGATCTGGCGCTGCTCTTCGAAGCGCGGTGGAAGGCCGTTGTCGATGGCATCGTCGAGCAGCACGGCTCCGGCCTCCAGGTCGCTGACGCCGACTCGGTACAGGCGCACCCGGTTGCCGAGGATGCCGCTCATCAGGTCATGCAGGCGGAAGGCCCCGGCCACCGCACCGATGAAGGCCTCGCGCCGCTCGTCGGCGGTGGTCGCCGGGGCGTTCGAACGGTACACGGGCATGTAGAGCAGCACACCGCTCTGAAGGTCCTGGTCGGTCTCCTGCTTCAACCTCAGGGGACCGGTGAGGCGTGCCTCGCCGCTTTCCCGGGCCTGCTCGATGGCCTGCGCCCGCACCGGCTCGCTGAGCATGTCGAAGCCGAGGGTGCGGCGGTTGCGCCAGTCCAGCGGGCTGGTGTAGTCCACCACCACATACTCGTCGCGCGGGCCGGGCGGGAAGACGCGGAAGTCGCGGCGTCCATCGGCCTGGGTGGTGCCGACGAAGTCGTTGAGCTGGTCACGCTTGAGATAGCGGCCCCAGGCCAGCGCCTGGATGCCCGGGTAGCGGTCCTGCAGGTGCAGTTGGTCGGCCGCCTTGGCCCATTCATCCGGAAGCACGTCGGAGCTGCCCACCAGCAGGCCGGACATGCCTCGCAGCACCATTTCGTAGGCGCGCATGCGGGTCGCGAGACGCTCGGCGATCTCTTCGCTTTCCAGGCCGAAACGCCGCTGGTACTCCGCCTGGTTGCGGTTTTCCAGCGCCAGCCACTGCCACAGCACCAGGCCGCCAAGCCCCACCAGCAAGGCCAGCGCCACCACCAGGGGCAACCAGGGTTTCCTCGCGGAGGTGCCGGTACGCTCGTCCATGAATGCTCCTGTCCGTTCCTTGTCCGGGAGCCCGCCTTGGAGGGGCATCCGACCGGCAAATCATGGTTCGCGGGAACCATGTCGGCAGTCTAGTCAGGAATCGGCACCATGGCCTTGCGCCAGCAGGGAGACGACGGACGGCATGAAACGACAAGGCCCCCGAATGGGGGCCCTGTGCTGGAGCGGGGGAATCAGTAGCCCTGTTGCTGGGGCACCTGGGCGTTGGGCAGCGGGGTGAGCTTGATCTCCACGCGACGGTTCTGCGAGCGGCCCGCATCGGTGGCGTTGCTCGCCACCGGCTGGTCCGGGCCCATGCCACGGGAGCTCAGGCGCGCACCGTTGACGCCCTGGGCCATCAGGTAGTTGGCCACGCTCTGCGCGCGCAACTGCGAGAGGTTGACGTTGTACTGGTGGCTGCCGGTGCTGTCGGTGTGGCCGACGATCTCGATGTTGTTCTGGTCATACTGCTTGAACGAGTTGGCCAGGTTGTTCAGCGGCGTATAGAAGTTGCTGGCGATGTCTGCCGAGTTGGTGGCGAAGGTGATGTTGCCGGGCATCACCAGGTTGATGCTGTCGCCCTGGCGCTGCACCTGCACGCCGGTGCCTTCCATGCTGCGACGCAGCTCCGCCTCCTGCCGGTCCACGTAGTAGCCGTAGCCCGCGCCAGCGGCGCCGGCCACAGCGGCGCCGATCAGCGCCCCCTTGCCACGCTTGTCGTGGTTGATGGCAGCACCGGCGACGGCGCCGGCCAACGCGCCCAGGCCGCCGTAGGTGGCGGTCTTGCTCATGCCCTGGCGGGGCGCCTGGCCCTGGTTCTCGTAGGGGTTCTGCGAAGCACAGCCCGACAGCAGGACGACGGCGGTAGCGGCGATGATCAGGCGACGCGTGGTGAACATGGACTTTCTACTCCTGAATGATCGACAGCCCCGATGGACTGACGACGATTAGAGCATGGCCCATGCTGGAAATTCCGTGGCCTCAGGCACGGATGAACGGGTTTTCGCGCATCTCGTCGCCCAGCCGGGTATCCGGGCCATGGCCGGTGACCACGGTGGCCTCCTCGTCCAGGCTGTAGAGGCGCTGGCGGATGGAGCGCTCGATGGTGGCGTAGTCGCCGCCCCACAGGTCGGTGCGGCCGATGCCACGGCGGAACAGCGTGTCACCGGCGATCAGCAGGCGCGCCTCGGGGAACCAGAAGCTCATGGAACCCGGCGTGTGCCCGGGGGTGTGCAGGGCCACGCCGCAGCCACAGGCCAGTTCTTCATCGTCGGCCAGCCACTGGTCGGGTGCCGGCACCGGCTTGTAGGGCACGCCGAACATGCGGCACTGCATCTCCAGGTTGTCCCAGAGGAACTGGTCTTCCTTGTGCAGGTGCAGGGTGGCGCCGGTGGCTTTCTTCAGCTCGCCGGAGGCGAGGAAGTGATCCAGGTGCGCGTGGGTGTGGATGATGCTCACCAGCTTCAGGCCATGGGCCTCCAGCCGCGCGATGATCTGCTCATGGTTGCCGCCCGGGTCGACGACGATGGCCTTCTTGCTGATGGGGTCGCCGATCAGCGTGCAGTTGCACTGCAAGGGGCCGACGGGGAAGGTTTCGCGGATCAGGGTGGGGTGCGCTGCGGTCATTGCCGGTCCTCCAGGCCAGGTCGCCGGCCTCTGTGCGGGCCGGTCGGATCAGGGGTCAGCACGATAATCGCTGGGCAGCTTGCCCGTCCATTTCTTGAACGCGCGACGGAAGTTGGAGGGATCGCTGAACCCCAGCAGGTTGGCGATTTCGAACAACGGCAGGTGGGTGGTGGTGAGGTACTGCAGGGCCAGGCCCTTGCGCACCTCGTCCTGCACCTGCTGGTAGCTGGTGCCCATGGACGCCAGGTGGCGGCGCAGGCTGCGGCCGCTGGTGTGCAGCGAGCGCGCGGCGCTGTCGAGGTCGGGGAAGTCGCCGGGGCGCGCCAGCAGCAGGCGGCGCACGCGGGTGAGCAGGGCGTCCTGCACGTCGAGGGTGGCCAGCAGGGCTTCGCACTGCTGCTCGCACATCTGCACCGTGGCCGGGTTGGCCAGGGCCATGGGGCGGTCGAGGTAGTGCTTGGGCAGGCTCATCCAGTGGTAGGGCTGCTCGAACTCCACGCCGCCGCCGAACACTTCGGCATACCGCGCCGCATGGGCCGGCGCCGGGTGCGCGAAGCCCACCGCGAGGCCGCGCAGCTCCTCGCCCAGGAGGAA includes the following:
- a CDS encoding OmpA family protein, with the protein product MFTTRRLIIAATAVVLLSGCASQNPYENQGQAPRQGMSKTATYGGLGALAGAVAGAAINHDKRGKGALIGAAVAGAAGAGYGYYVDRQEAELRRSMEGTGVQVQRQGDSINLVMPGNITFATNSADIASNFYTPLNNLANSFKQYDQNNIEIVGHTDSTGSHQYNVNLSQLRAQSVANYLMAQGVNGARLSSRGMGPDQPVASNATDAGRSQNRRVEIKLTPLPNAQVPQQQGY
- a CDS encoding MBL fold metallo-hydrolase; the encoded protein is MTAAHPTLIRETFPVGPLQCNCTLIGDPISKKAIVVDPGGNHEQIIARLEAHGLKLVSIIHTHAHLDHFLASGELKKATGATLHLHKEDQFLWDNLEMQCRMFGVPYKPVPAPDQWLADDEELACGCGVALHTPGHTPGSMSFWFPEARLLIAGDTLFRRGIGRTDLWGGDYATIERSIRQRLYSLDEEATVVTGHGPDTRLGDEMRENPFIRA
- a CDS encoding AraC family transcriptional regulator → MKQPLTFSAELVPVAYAEALLSLTEELGVPRETLFAQARVRPEILQSPNGRLSFIDFNLLASAALVLCNEPALGLVLGQRLNVSTHGILGYAVLSSANLGRALQFAMKYYRVLGLAYELELVEQGDCLQLRAAESFPMGPLGRFAGEGLMTSFYTIARFLLGEELRGLAVGFAHPAPAHAARYAEVFGGGVEFEQPYHWMSLPKHYLDRPMALANPATVQMCEQQCEALLATLDVQDALLTRVRRLLLARPGDFPDLDSAARSLHTSGRSLRRHLASMGTSYQQVQDEVRKGLALQYLTTTHLPLFEIANLLGFSDPSNFRRAFKKWTGKLPSDYRADP
- a CDS encoding response regulator — its product is MDERTGTSARKPWLPLVVALALLVGLGGLVLWQWLALENRNQAEYQRRFGLESEEIAERLATRMRAYEMVLRGMSGLLVGSSDVLPDEWAKAADQLHLQDRYPGIQALAWGRYLKRDQLNDFVGTTQADGRRDFRVFPPGPRDEYVVVDYTSPLDWRNRRTLGFDMLSEPVRAQAIEQARESGEARLTGPLRLKQETDQDLQSGVLLYMPVYRSNAPATTADERREAFIGAVAGAFRLHDLMSGILGNRVRLYRVGVSDLEAGAVLLDDAIDNGLPPRFEEQRQIKLFGRTWALKVSSTAEYEALLVDDRLSYSLWTGLAAALLLSLLVGGYLHLRERQLAASDQASSLLREREERLRILVERLPVATLLCDAQGRIEMANRSAAELLGCESDLLSGQRVRRYLPRLLDLDEERLRSGEEEFQIQRDDGGDGLASLSLTSLNQRDGTRYLINLVDLQARRAAEERFRLVVEASPNAIILVDLRGSIVMVNRQAEQMFGYSRQELLGATVERLLPEALREAHVGLREGFQKNPEPRRMGNNRELFGQHRDGRMIPLEVGLSPIRSGRETWVQAVVIDISERKAAEQRLRDQAEQLILANRYKSEFLANMSHELRTPLNSILILSDQLRQNSAGNLTEKQSRHADIVHRAGSDLLQLINDVLDLAKVEAGRMQLKLEPLNVQDVLVELDASLRPMAEIKALRLITGVEPGVPRVIHSDRVRLHQILRNLLSNALKFTEQGEVELSVGVIDRTDGDGREIIRFTVRDTGIGIPAEQHERIFQAFQQIDGSTSRRFGGTGLGLAITRQLVLALDGQIRITSTPGQGSSFIVELPVAVGFEAEKEADGEALPVRNGTGPAVLIVEDDGDFASVIAEAAQSHGYATVLCGSGRQAVALLQQERFAAVILDILLPDVSGWQIYRRLRSQALHRGTPVHIISCVPQPTDWLDDSTRYLVKPIAREDLERVFNDLEANVPPDPHRLLLVEDVAIERDHYRDHLEELGFSVTAASSAESARQAYADGRFAALVIDLDLPDQDGFDLLDSLDRQRPLADSRVVINTGVDVTLQTLQRLRRYSAVVVRKAGDDLDGLSSAVQGFLGTVRALAGQAPGEAGSRSLQGMRVLLVDDDVRNIYALSALLDEVGLDVSAARDGLEAIESYQREPFDLILMDMAMPNMDGYTATRLLKDEHGCNIPIIALTAHAMKGDREKCITAGADDYLAKPVSRQELIDLLHRWLDVSGGSDDAATA